One stretch of Shewanella sp. Arc9-LZ DNA includes these proteins:
- a CDS encoding alpha/beta fold hydrolase, whose translation MHTELTLADIVARKHFFSVPLDYQQSPSKQITVFAREIVSVENQHKKLPYLVFFQGGPGFGAVRPISNNGWIKRALTEYRVLLLDQRGTGLSSPVNATSLSYMSSTDQADYLSFFRADNIVRDAEYIRAKLSPDQPWSILGQSFGGFCVLHYLSAAPEGLKEAYITGGIPSLDRPAEEVYQATYQRVIAKNNDFFKRFSDARTLVDDLAKYLYENKVYLATGEQLTVEMLQLLGINIGMEQGPEAVYYLLEQALIETPHGIDINPLFLHQFSQFLDYNTNPIFALMHESIYCQQQASTWAAHRVRAQYSQFNYRPDKPLLFTGEMVYPWMFAQFEQLIPLQQAAELIAAKKDWPALYDLEKLANNKVPVAAAIYSEDMFVEMQYSLETTKKVANLKYWLTSEYEHNGIRMDGERVLDKLISLNRGHCLR comes from the coding sequence ATGCACACAGAACTCACCTTAGCAGACATTGTTGCTCGTAAGCACTTTTTCTCTGTGCCGTTAGACTATCAACAAAGTCCAAGTAAACAGATTACAGTTTTCGCTCGGGAAATTGTCAGCGTTGAGAACCAACATAAAAAGTTGCCTTATTTAGTATTTTTTCAAGGTGGGCCAGGATTTGGTGCCGTCAGACCGATCAGCAATAACGGTTGGATAAAACGTGCGTTAACTGAATATAGAGTATTATTACTCGATCAACGAGGCACCGGACTATCAAGCCCGGTTAATGCCACCAGCTTAAGCTACATGAGTTCAACAGACCAAGCGGACTACCTAAGCTTTTTCCGTGCAGACAATATTGTTCGAGATGCGGAGTATATTCGCGCAAAATTATCGCCAGACCAACCTTGGAGTATTTTAGGCCAAAGTTTTGGTGGGTTTTGTGTATTGCATTATTTGTCTGCTGCGCCAGAAGGCCTAAAAGAGGCATACATTACTGGTGGTATTCCTTCACTAGACCGCCCTGCCGAAGAGGTTTATCAAGCCACTTATCAACGTGTCATCGCTAAAAACAATGACTTCTTCAAGCGCTTTAGTGATGCACGCACCTTAGTCGATGACTTAGCAAAATACCTTTACGAAAACAAAGTCTACTTAGCCACTGGCGAGCAACTCACGGTCGAAATGTTGCAGTTGTTAGGCATTAATATCGGTATGGAACAAGGCCCTGAAGCGGTTTACTATCTGCTTGAACAAGCCTTAATTGAAACGCCGCATGGTATCGACATTAATCCACTGTTTTTACATCAGTTCAGTCAATTTCTCGACTATAACACCAACCCTATTTTTGCATTAATGCATGAGTCTATTTATTGTCAGCAACAAGCATCAACTTGGGCCGCACACAGAGTACGAGCACAATACAGCCAATTTAACTATCGTCCTGACAAACCATTATTGTTCACTGGCGAAATGGTCTATCCGTGGATGTTTGCCCAATTTGAACAACTCATTCCACTGCAACAAGCAGCTGAACTTATCGCAGCGAAAAAAGACTGGCCTGCGTTATATGACCTAGAGAAACTGGCTAATAATAAAGTCCCGGTTGCAGCCGCGATATACAGCGAAGATATGTTTGTCGAAATGCAATACAGTTTAGAAACCACAAAAAAAGTGGCGAACCTTAAGTATTGGCTCACATCAGAATATGAGCACAATGGTATTCGTATGGACGGCGAACGCGTACTCGATAAATTGATCAGCCTCAATCGTGGCCACTGTTTGCGCTAG
- a CDS encoding nucleotidyltransferase family protein: MKPKIVTVILAAGASSRFNGAKIVAKVQGELSLLEHCLQTLDRVTTAVGIAPAVVMLGAHQTDEVLAIIADHHRLINDNWQLGLSSSVKLAGRYAQSQQADAMLIVLADQVALQETEYLQLIEAYIRNNLTTCAFYLQNVGVPAIFLAEDINVLMSIDGDKGAKSILKQHDKNNSLNVVQMEQAQFDIDTPADLARWLDNKD, encoded by the coding sequence ATGAAGCCTAAAATTGTTACTGTAATCTTAGCCGCTGGCGCTAGCAGCCGTTTTAACGGTGCTAAAATTGTCGCCAAAGTGCAAGGCGAACTAAGCTTACTTGAGCATTGCCTGCAGACTCTCGATCGCGTCACCACCGCAGTGGGTATCGCCCCAGCGGTGGTAATGTTAGGTGCACATCAAACGGATGAAGTATTGGCGATCATTGCGGATCATCATCGGCTCATCAATGATAATTGGCAGTTAGGCTTATCAAGCTCGGTAAAACTTGCAGGGCGTTATGCTCAAAGCCAACAAGCAGATGCAATGTTAATCGTATTAGCCGACCAAGTGGCTTTGCAAGAAACAGAGTATTTGCAATTGATAGAAGCCTATATTCGTAATAACTTAACTACTTGCGCTTTTTACCTGCAAAATGTGGGTGTTCCAGCTATTTTTTTAGCTGAAGATATTAATGTTTTGATGTCGATTGATGGCGATAAAGGTGCTAAAAGCATTTTAAAACAACATGATAAAAATAATAGCTTGAACGTTGTTCAGATGGAACAAGCGCAATTTGATATTGATACACCAGCTGACTTAGCTCGTTGGTTAGATAATAAGGATTAA
- a CDS encoding (2Fe-2S)-binding protein → MTTPTQKLMVNGKDFTLDADPNMPVLWALRDILGLTGTKFGCGAGLCGACTIHVDGSPMRGCLTSLKQVQGKQVTTIEGLEAEKLKQAWLEHNVPQCGYCQAGQLMSAAALLTSTPKPTETQIADAMSGNICRCGTYPRIKAAIQSASEA, encoded by the coding sequence ATGACAACCCCAACACAAAAACTGATGGTAAATGGAAAGGATTTCACCCTCGATGCTGACCCTAATATGCCCGTTCTTTGGGCATTGCGTGACATATTAGGCCTAACTGGCACCAAATTTGGTTGTGGCGCAGGGCTTTGTGGGGCATGCACTATTCATGTTGATGGTAGTCCTATGCGCGGGTGTTTAACCAGTTTAAAACAAGTACAAGGCAAGCAAGTTACCACTATTGAAGGTCTTGAGGCTGAAAAGTTAAAGCAAGCTTGGTTAGAACATAATGTACCGCAATGTGGTTATTGTCAGGCGGGGCAGTTAATGTCTGCTGCTGCGTTATTAACCTCGACGCCCAAACCTACTGAAACACAAATAGCCGATGCCATGTCGGGTAATATTTGTCGTTGTGGGACTTATCCACGGATAAAAGCCGCTATTCAATCGGCTTCGGAGGCGTGA
- a CDS encoding ATP-binding cassette domain-containing protein, with protein sequence MEIRFTQLQCCSSSVTVDIDDWVIESQQSWGVFSTEGDVGALLGQLLTQQVDAQTLTYSGDITGVTPACVALVSLLEQQSLLEAILEQDDSESLGYTDPKTTVFGVVFNQCNDNDLTHQLLQQLDLTHLSLSPFAQLSTGEGRRVMLARAVATQVPFLVLDEPYAGLDVAHRQTLTEYLQQLSQTKQILVVVSREEDMPDWIEHVAMFSHGKLDTMMTKSQWDNHPVIAQLTAQAGQQSDDMLALIRRHRHKPLFANPVFQLNNGRVAYSDKVIFSGVNWRIDNGVHWQVKGPNGCGKSTLLGLIFGDHPQCYSNDIDIFGNKRGSGESIWEIKKHIGMVSSALHLQYRVNCSALDVIVSGFYDSIGLYQKPTAQQISVATEWLAILHMGHLSKTAFRQLEYGQQRLLLIARAIVKQPTLLILDEPYQGLDYLGRRLIKNALELIAKEHLSQLLYVSHYQEDSLDSIQHYIEFVQDENQDGYRAVVSQG encoded by the coding sequence ATGGAAATCAGATTTACGCAGTTGCAGTGTTGTTCATCGAGTGTCACAGTCGATATTGATGATTGGGTGATTGAATCACAACAATCTTGGGGGGTATTTAGCACCGAAGGTGATGTCGGTGCATTACTTGGTCAGTTATTAACCCAGCAAGTTGATGCACAAACCTTAACGTATAGTGGCGATATTACCGGTGTCACGCCAGCTTGTGTGGCATTAGTGTCATTGCTTGAGCAACAATCACTGCTTGAAGCTATTTTAGAGCAAGATGACAGTGAGTCACTGGGATATACCGATCCTAAAACGACCGTGTTTGGGGTTGTTTTTAATCAATGCAATGACAATGACTTAACCCATCAATTGCTGCAGCAATTAGATTTAACGCATTTAAGCTTAAGTCCTTTTGCTCAATTGTCTACCGGTGAAGGGCGCAGAGTAATGCTTGCCCGTGCAGTAGCAACCCAAGTGCCTTTTTTAGTGCTCGACGAGCCTTATGCAGGCCTTGATGTTGCGCACAGACAGACCCTGACAGAATATTTACAACAATTATCTCAAACCAAACAAATACTGGTCGTGGTGTCGCGTGAAGAAGATATGCCAGATTGGATTGAACATGTTGCTATGTTTAGTCATGGTAAATTAGACACTATGATGACCAAATCACAGTGGGACAACCATCCTGTAATTGCCCAGTTAACGGCGCAAGCGGGTCAACAAAGCGATGATATGTTAGCGCTTATTCGTCGACACAGACACAAGCCATTATTTGCTAACCCGGTTTTTCAGTTAAACAATGGACGAGTGGCTTACAGCGATAAAGTGATTTTCTCGGGTGTGAACTGGCGTATTGATAATGGCGTGCATTGGCAGGTCAAAGGGCCTAATGGCTGTGGTAAGAGTACTTTGCTTGGGCTTATTTTTGGTGACCATCCACAATGTTACAGTAATGACATTGATATTTTTGGTAACAAAAGAGGTTCTGGCGAAAGTATTTGGGAAATTAAAAAACACATCGGTATGGTGTCTTCGGCATTACATCTTCAATACCGGGTTAATTGCAGTGCACTGGATGTGATTGTTTCTGGCTTTTATGATTCTATTGGTTTGTACCAAAAACCGACGGCACAACAAATATCTGTCGCTACAGAATGGTTGGCCATTTTACACATGGGCCATTTAAGTAAAACCGCTTTTCGACAATTAGAATATGGTCAACAACGCTTATTACTCATTGCTCGCGCCATAGTGAAACAACCCACCTTATTGATCCTCGATGAGCCTTATCAAGGTTTGGATTATTTGGGACGCCGACTGATTAAAAATGCCCTTGAACTCATTGCCAAAGAACACTTAAGTCAATTGTTGTATGTCTCGCATTATCAAGAAGATAGCCTAGACAGTATTCAGCATTATATTGAGTTTGTGCAAGATGAAAACCAAGATGGTTATCGGGCGGTGGTTTCTCAGGGGTAA
- a CDS encoding thioredoxin family protein, translating into MLLDTPICDYGWKAPDFTLKDANGNAFTMSEHLGEKGLLIMFICNHCPYVKAVATRLAADTKQLMAEGINVLAVMSNDYHDVEADSPQNMLCFAKQHGFEFAYLVDEDQQVAKQYGAVCTPDFFGFNHFGELQYRGRLDDARLQDAPNREPELLQAMQMIAAIGKGPKQQTASMGCSIKWR; encoded by the coding sequence ATGCTACTTGATACACCCATTTGCGATTATGGCTGGAAAGCCCCAGATTTCACCTTGAAAGATGCCAATGGTAATGCTTTTACCATGAGTGAGCACTTAGGAGAAAAGGGCTTATTAATTATGTTTATTTGTAATCATTGTCCTTATGTTAAAGCCGTTGCGACGCGTTTAGCTGCGGATACAAAGCAATTAATGGCTGAAGGCATCAATGTGTTAGCGGTTATGTCTAATGATTATCATGATGTTGAGGCCGACTCGCCACAAAATATGCTGTGTTTTGCCAAGCAACATGGTTTTGAATTTGCTTATTTAGTGGACGAAGATCAGCAAGTGGCTAAGCAATATGGTGCAGTGTGCACTCCTGACTTTTTTGGTTTTAATCATTTCGGTGAATTGCAATATCGTGGCAGGTTAGATGATGCGCGTTTGCAAGATGCGCCGAACAGAGAACCTGAACTATTACAAGCCATGCAAATGATTGCTGCAATAGGCAAAGGGCCTAAACAACAAACAGCCAGCATGGGTTGCTCTATTAAATGGCGATAA
- a CDS encoding MBL fold metallo-hydrolase — translation MKYQIIPVTPFQQNCSVIWCEKTLKAAVVDPGGNIDRILAEVAKLGLSVEKILLTHGHIDHVGGAAELAKKLAVPIIGPHIADKFWLENLVKQSQNFGFPRAEAFEPNQYLNEGDEVSVGEQHLQVLHCPGHTPGHIVFYDKMADLAWVGDVLFRGSIGRTDFPQSNHQDLLHSITTKLWPLGLNVSFIPGHGPMSTFADERQHNPFVADQLFD, via the coding sequence ATGAAGTATCAAATCATCCCCGTAACGCCTTTTCAGCAAAATTGTAGTGTTATATGGTGCGAAAAGACCTTAAAGGCTGCGGTTGTTGATCCTGGTGGCAATATTGACCGAATTTTAGCTGAGGTGGCTAAGTTAGGGTTAAGTGTTGAAAAAATATTATTAACCCATGGTCATATTGATCATGTCGGTGGTGCAGCTGAATTAGCCAAAAAATTAGCGGTGCCGATTATTGGTCCGCACATAGCGGATAAATTTTGGTTAGAAAACTTAGTTAAACAAAGTCAAAACTTTGGTTTTCCACGCGCTGAAGCTTTTGAGCCGAATCAGTACCTTAATGAAGGTGATGAAGTGAGTGTAGGAGAACAACATTTACAGGTGTTGCATTGTCCAGGGCATACACCCGGACACATTGTTTTTTATGATAAAATGGCTGATTTAGCTTGGGTTGGCGATGTGCTTTTTAGAGGCTCAATTGGTCGAACTGATTTTCCGCAATCTAATCATCAAGATTTACTTCACTCCATTACCACCAAATTATGGCCATTAGGGCTCAATGTCAGTTTTATTCCCGGTCATGGGCCTATGTCGACGTTCGCTGATGAGCGACAACATAACCCTTTTGTTGCCGATCAGTTATTTGATTAA
- a CDS encoding nitroreductase family protein: MTNAIIADLEKRYTAKRYDATQRVPKEDLAVIYDAMVLSPSSINSQPWKFIVIESDEAKQRLHDSYANKFQFNQPHAKTASHTILFAYNPKYTREDYAKVVDQGIIDGRTKPEDREAAFGGYAFVDLNTDEAGNNAAWTMSQTYLALGNTMHTLARLGIDSTPMEGVDSEMLGQIFAKELDGYVCEVALAFGYHHSDEDYNAKLPKSRLNIEQVLQVL; encoded by the coding sequence ATGACCAATGCCATTATTGCTGATTTAGAAAAACGTTACACTGCCAAACGCTATGATGCGACTCAACGCGTGCCTAAAGAAGATTTAGCCGTGATTTATGATGCTATGGTGTTATCGCCGTCATCAATTAACTCTCAACCATGGAAGTTTATCGTGATTGAAAGTGACGAGGCCAAGCAACGTTTACATGACTCTTATGCTAATAAGTTTCAGTTTAATCAACCGCATGCTAAAACGGCCTCACATACTATATTGTTTGCATATAACCCTAAGTATACCCGTGAAGATTATGCCAAAGTGGTAGATCAAGGCATTATTGATGGCCGTACTAAGCCTGAAGATCGCGAAGCTGCATTTGGTGGATACGCATTTGTTGACTTAAACACTGATGAAGCGGGTAACAATGCGGCTTGGACTATGTCACAAACCTATTTAGCATTAGGTAACACTATGCATACGCTAGCGCGTCTTGGTATCGACTCTACGCCAATGGAAGGTGTTGATAGTGAAATGCTAGGCCAAATATTTGCTAAAGAGTTGGACGGTTATGTGTGTGAAGTTGCATTAGCATTTGGTTATCATCATTCAGATGAAGACTACAACGCCAAGTTACCAAAATCTCGTTTAAACATTGAGCAAGTATTACAGGTTTTATAA
- a CDS encoding XdhC family protein: MVQHLVDLLDTWLPSYQEDWVLAVLTQVQGSSYRKPGAIMLFHPMGKSLGMLSGGCLEADLRRHAQRAIQTQQVIQLTYDATDESDTSYQLGCGGIVNIMMVSLNKSNNYLGLVSVHDALMRGHAGVYQIDVVADGTPVNKLSGHFVEQGAELSTSVTLNSKTRAVVDQDNTVLHIPVRPPVHIGIFGGGLDAQPIAQMAQTLGWKVSVFDERTAYARTYDFPGCQIIKKPTAEVSTTLLASLDAAFVMSHNLQIDAKTLQVLQTIPLAYISLLGPTHRRDKVLSMAELSVDDFSGYFSAPAGLALGGELPGSVGLSILSQCHGVLYQSQLTSLDTVMLS, from the coding sequence ATGGTTCAACACCTCGTTGATTTACTCGATACCTGGTTACCTTCTTATCAAGAAGACTGGGTACTCGCCGTTCTTACCCAAGTACAAGGGTCTTCTTACCGCAAACCTGGCGCCATAATGCTATTTCATCCAATGGGTAAAAGCCTGGGGATGTTAAGTGGTGGTTGTCTTGAGGCGGATTTACGTCGTCACGCCCAACGTGCGATTCAAACTCAGCAAGTTATTCAGTTAACCTATGACGCAACCGATGAGTCTGATACCAGTTATCAGCTGGGCTGTGGTGGTATTGTTAATATCATGATGGTGTCGTTAAATAAATCGAACAATTATCTTGGTTTGGTGAGTGTCCATGACGCCTTAATGCGTGGTCATGCAGGTGTGTATCAAATTGATGTTGTTGCAGATGGCACGCCGGTCAATAAACTAAGTGGTCACTTTGTCGAACAAGGCGCCGAGCTATCAACATCTGTCACTCTCAATAGTAAAACTCGCGCAGTAGTCGATCAAGATAATACTGTGTTGCATATTCCAGTTAGACCACCAGTACACATTGGTATTTTTGGTGGTGGCTTAGATGCACAACCTATTGCACAAATGGCGCAAACACTTGGTTGGAAAGTCAGTGTGTTTGATGAACGTACTGCTTATGCGCGTACTTATGATTTTCCTGGATGTCAGATCATCAAGAAACCAACAGCAGAAGTGTCTACAACACTTTTGGCTAGTTTAGATGCCGCCTTTGTGATGAGCCATAATTTACAAATTGATGCTAAAACATTACAGGTACTCCAAACCATACCTTTGGCTTATATTTCGTTATTGGGTCCTACCCATCGTCGTGACAAGGTGTTGAGCATGGCTGAACTCAGTGTCGATGATTTTAGTGGCTATTTTTCGGCACCTGCAGGGTTAGCATTAGGCGGCGAGCTGCCTGGTTCGGTTGGGCTCAGTATATTATCTCAATGCCATGGAGTGCTGTATCAAAGTCAGTTAACCAGCCTTGATACGGTGATGTTGTCATAA
- a CDS encoding molybdopterin cofactor-binding domain-containing protein has protein sequence MTTFTAVENISRRNVLKIFGAVGGGLALGATGLSWSPMALAQDKQAMMNLFVAIGEDNKVYLTCHRSEMGQGIRTGIPQILADELEADWDKVVVVQGLADKRYGSQNTDGSRSIRKHYQRMRQMGATARTMLEQAAAQIWQVPVTEVYAKAHKVHHKGSKKSLTYGELALVAATLAMPELDSVVLKPESEFTHIGQSHTIVDMDAMLTGKAIYGYDIKLDGMLYASITRPPVLGSDVVSVDDAKARKIAGVVDIITLPVPKGAPLFQALGGVAVIATNSWSAIEARKALTITWSKSINDSHDSETYLQGLVERVNQPGKVMRQLGESVTDWPKASTVKAVYTVPYLTHAMMEPPVATANVTAEGCELWASSQTPQSTQQNVAGALGLKEEQVTVNVTLLGGGFGRKSKPDFSVEAAILSQKLNKPIKVCWSREDEIQNGYYHAISAQMYQVALDCNKMPTALLARTGFPSISSTFAEGVEYPSAGELDLGFSDVPLALKNIQLEAVKAPAHTRIGWMRSVCNIQHAFGIGSFVDEIAVNANKPCVQMWRDLLGPSRIEPFENQAFTYGNYGEELADHPVDVGRYHKALDKLEAVMADAPKAAENQGWGMAVHRSFVSYVAVATLVEVVDKQLKVLKSIAVIDAGRVVNPDRVKSQLEGAIIFGLSLAMMGEISFKDGKVEQSNFHDYPLLRLPQCPDIETYIIESTAKPAGVGEPGVPPVAPSLTNAIFAATGIRYRDLPLNKFLSI, from the coding sequence ATGACCACATTTACAGCAGTTGAAAATATTAGTCGTCGTAACGTATTAAAGATATTTGGTGCAGTCGGTGGTGGATTAGCGTTAGGCGCAACAGGCTTAAGTTGGAGCCCAATGGCGTTAGCTCAAGACAAGCAAGCAATGATGAACTTGTTTGTGGCCATTGGGGAAGATAATAAGGTGTATTTGACTTGTCATCGATCTGAGATGGGACAAGGGATCCGAACGGGCATACCACAAATTTTAGCTGATGAATTGGAAGCTGATTGGGATAAGGTTGTCGTGGTTCAAGGTTTAGCAGATAAACGTTACGGCAGCCAAAATACCGATGGTAGCCGCAGTATCCGTAAGCATTATCAACGTATGCGCCAAATGGGCGCAACCGCCAGAACCATGCTTGAACAAGCCGCAGCACAAATATGGCAAGTTCCAGTGACTGAAGTGTACGCTAAAGCTCATAAAGTCCATCACAAAGGCAGTAAAAAGAGTCTTACTTACGGTGAGTTAGCACTAGTTGCAGCGACATTAGCGATGCCAGAGTTAGATTCGGTTGTGCTCAAGCCCGAAAGTGAATTCACTCATATCGGTCAATCCCACACCATTGTCGACATGGATGCGATGCTAACGGGTAAAGCAATATACGGATATGATATTAAACTCGATGGAATGTTGTATGCCAGTATCACTCGTCCGCCAGTGTTAGGCAGTGATGTGGTTAGTGTTGATGATGCAAAAGCTCGTAAGATTGCTGGGGTGGTTGATATTATTACTTTGCCAGTGCCTAAAGGTGCGCCATTATTCCAAGCTCTAGGTGGGGTTGCCGTGATTGCAACAAACAGCTGGAGTGCAATTGAAGCACGTAAAGCGTTAACCATTACCTGGTCTAAATCGATTAATGATAGTCATGACTCAGAGACATATTTGCAAGGCTTGGTTGAGAGAGTTAACCAACCGGGTAAAGTGATGCGTCAATTAGGTGAGTCTGTTACTGATTGGCCAAAAGCTTCTACGGTTAAGGCCGTTTATACCGTTCCGTATTTAACTCATGCAATGATGGAGCCGCCAGTAGCAACGGCGAATGTGACGGCTGAAGGTTGCGAGTTGTGGGCTTCGAGCCAAACACCACAAAGTACCCAGCAAAATGTGGCAGGTGCGTTAGGGCTTAAAGAAGAGCAAGTTACGGTTAATGTGACTTTGTTGGGCGGTGGTTTTGGACGTAAATCAAAGCCGGACTTTAGTGTTGAAGCTGCTATTTTATCGCAAAAACTCAATAAGCCGATCAAAGTCTGCTGGAGTCGAGAAGACGAAATTCAAAACGGTTATTACCATGCGATCAGTGCACAGATGTATCAAGTTGCATTAGACTGCAATAAGATGCCGACAGCATTATTAGCGCGTACTGGTTTCCCTTCAATTAGTTCAACATTTGCCGAAGGTGTTGAATATCCTTCAGCTGGCGAACTTGATTTAGGCTTTAGCGATGTACCGCTAGCCCTTAAAAATATCCAACTTGAAGCCGTTAAAGCTCCTGCCCACACTCGTATAGGTTGGATGCGGTCAGTATGTAATATTCAACATGCTTTTGGTATTGGCAGTTTTGTCGACGAAATAGCGGTAAATGCTAACAAACCCTGTGTGCAAATGTGGCGTGATTTATTAGGTCCGTCTCGAATTGAGCCGTTTGAAAATCAAGCTTTTACTTATGGTAATTACGGTGAGGAGTTAGCGGATCATCCTGTTGATGTGGGCCGTTATCATAAGGCGTTAGATAAGTTAGAAGCGGTAATGGCAGATGCGCCTAAAGCGGCTGAAAACCAAGGTTGGGGTATGGCTGTTCATCGCAGTTTTGTTAGCTATGTTGCGGTAGCAACATTAGTTGAAGTGGTGGATAAACAGCTCAAAGTATTGAAATCCATAGCGGTGATTGACGCCGGTAGAGTGGTTAATCCTGATCGGGTTAAATCACAACTAGAAGGCGCAATCATTTTTGGGCTAAGTTTAGCCATGATGGGCGAAATCAGCTTTAAAGATGGCAAGGTTGAACAATCTAACTTCCATGATTATCCTTTATTGCGTTTACCGCAATGCCCTGATATTGAGACCTATATTATTGAGTCTACGGCAAAACCTGCCGGTGTTGGTGAGCCAGGCGTACCGCCTGTTGCGCCGAGTTTAACCAATGCGATTTTTGCGGCCACGGGGATCAGATATCGCGATTTACCGCTTAATAAGTTTTTATCGATCTAG
- a CDS encoding methyl-accepting chemotaxis protein, translating into MKQIQFRKIDAILIKFSLNGKFWVVCSLVALITSVVALMNYQQTNDLIEQTSLQRVKASIESYASVANNQGLANDALKQFAQENQLQLSGRDNTLRSGDVVTASASVGNQFLTMSQNVQPSEQEPLSQTSFMLIIALVGLLPLFQLSYWISTSLGGGLWEMYMAIKRLADGDLTMRLNFFGTDDFSLIAKDIDRCADNMSEMVSAIRSNAETLAVAANEFNHQASTNDELIDQQHHFLDSVAHAMDQMTAAIADVSHHASDTSLNTKQNATQMDQSQSKINDAVKRISYLSERIAEAFSSVEQLSRDATQINDAVTTIDSISEQTNLLALNAAIEAARAGEQGRGFAVVADEVRTLAGRTQKATVEIQNMIEGLQQGSKKLTSITNVIVAEADQGSASIKAVGDDITHMAESINAVFDMSSQIAASAEQQSMSARDIASQLNQIRHQSETIRSTSKQAGVLAKDLNQSSKGLAAILSQYKI; encoded by the coding sequence ATGAAGCAAATCCAGTTTAGAAAAATTGATGCAATCTTGATTAAATTCAGCCTAAATGGAAAATTTTGGGTGGTGTGTTCACTTGTGGCATTGATCACCAGTGTTGTAGCGCTAATGAATTACCAACAAACAAACGACTTAATTGAACAAACATCGTTACAACGTGTTAAAGCAAGTATTGAAAGTTATGCTTCGGTTGCTAATAATCAAGGTTTAGCAAATGATGCCCTTAAGCAATTTGCCCAAGAAAATCAATTGCAGCTATCTGGGCGCGACAATACGTTACGTAGCGGCGATGTAGTGACGGCATCGGCGAGTGTGGGCAACCAATTTTTAACGATGAGTCAAAATGTACAACCGTCGGAACAAGAGCCGTTAAGCCAAACTAGTTTTATGTTAATAATCGCATTGGTGGGTTTATTACCCTTATTTCAGTTGAGTTACTGGATCTCAACCTCATTAGGGGGAGGTTTATGGGAAATGTACATGGCAATCAAGCGTCTAGCTGACGGTGATTTAACCATGAGGTTAAATTTTTTTGGTACAGACGACTTCAGTTTAATCGCCAAAGATATTGATCGTTGCGCCGATAATATGAGTGAAATGGTCAGTGCTATCCGCAGTAATGCTGAAACCTTGGCTGTTGCCGCTAACGAGTTTAATCATCAAGCCAGTACCAACGACGAGCTGATTGATCAGCAACATCACTTTTTAGACTCAGTGGCACACGCCATGGATCAAATGACGGCCGCCATAGCCGATGTGTCACATCACGCGAGTGATACATCATTAAATACTAAGCAAAATGCAACGCAAATGGATCAAAGCCAAAGTAAGATTAACGATGCCGTCAAACGTATTAGCTATTTGTCTGAGCGTATCGCTGAAGCGTTTTCATCTGTCGAGCAGCTCTCCCGCGATGCCACCCAAATTAATGATGCTGTTACTACCATTGATAGTATTTCTGAACAAACCAATTTATTGGCATTAAATGCTGCCATTGAAGCGGCGCGTGCCGGGGAGCAAGGTCGTGGTTTTGCTGTGGTGGCGGACGAAGTGCGAACCCTTGCGGGGCGTACCCAAAAAGCCACCGTAGAAATTCAAAACATGATTGAAGGGTTGCAACAAGGTTCTAAAAAACTGACCAGTATTACCAATGTGATTGTTGCTGAAGCAGACCAAGGGAGTGCGAGCATTAAGGCGGTCGGTGATGATATTACTCATATGGCTGAGTCTATTAATGCGGTGTTCGATATGAGCAGCCAAATAGCCGCATCCGCGGAACAACAAAGCATGTCTGCGAGGGATATCGCCTCACAACTTAATCAAATTCGTCATCAATCGGAAACGATTCGCAGTACTTCCAAACAAGCTGGTGTATTAGCTAAAGATTTGAATCAATCGTCTAAAGGCTTAGCTGCGATTTTAAGTCAATATAAAATCTAG
- a CDS encoding putative quinol monooxygenase produces the protein MSHLTIVANIKAKADKIELVKTELLKLIDVTRAEQGCISYELHRDNDNSAHFMFYETWQTRELWRVHMENQHLADFVAATQGAVDEFTLNEMTVID, from the coding sequence ATGTCACATTTAACGATTGTAGCCAATATTAAAGCCAAAGCGGACAAAATTGAATTGGTGAAAACTGAGTTACTGAAGCTGATTGACGTTACACGCGCTGAACAAGGGTGTATTAGCTATGAATTACACCGAGACAATGATAACTCTGCTCACTTTATGTTTTATGAGACTTGGCAGACCCGTGAATTATGGCGTGTGCATATGGAAAATCAGCATTTAGCCGATTTTGTGGCTGCAACTCAAGGCGCTGTTGATGAATTTACGTTGAATGAAATGACCGTTATCGACTAG